The Henckelia pumila isolate YLH828 chromosome 2, ASM3356847v2, whole genome shotgun sequence genome includes a window with the following:
- the LOC140880978 gene encoding small ribosomal subunit protein eS24z encodes MADKAVTIRTRKFMTNRLLSRKQFIIDVLHPGRPNVSKAELKEKLARMYEVKDPNAIFVFKFRTHFGGGKSTGFGLIYDSVENAKKFEPKYRLIRNGLDTKVEKSRKQMKERKNRAKKIRGVKKTKAGDAAKAGKKK; translated from the exons ATGGCGGACAAGGCAGTGACGATTAGAACAAGGAAGTTCATGACAAATCGCCTTCTTTCCAGGAAACAATTT ATCATTGATGTGTTGCATCCAGGGAGGCCCAATGTTTCTAAG GCTGAGTTGAAGGAGAAAttggcgaggatgtatgaggtGAAGGATCCCAATGCCATCTTCGTATTCAAATTCCGGACTCACTTTGGAGGAGGGAAATCCACCGGGTTTGGCTTGATCTATGATTCTGTTGAAAATGCGAAGAAGTTTGAGCCCAAATACCGACTCATCAGG AATGGCCTTGATACCAAGGTCGAGAAGTCAAGGAAGCAGATGAAAGAAAGGAAGAACAGAGCAAAGAAGATTCGTGGTGTTAAGAAG ACTAAGGCGGGTGACGCAGCTAAGGCTGGCAAGAAGAAATAA